In the genome of Girardinichthys multiradiatus isolate DD_20200921_A chromosome 7, DD_fGirMul_XY1, whole genome shotgun sequence, one region contains:
- the trim45 gene encoding tripartite motif-containing protein 45 isoform X1, giving the protein MSQSEEKETTEKEMVSSEPGPKTASVNPRAVCSVCKRLYREPKILPCLHTFCSDCIGQLEPFSASPRGRSNGPEGGGRSEEAAEKDRGAVSVTVLCPECDTEVDIPQSGPAGLSTDHLALDEVFLETLVSDGPLGCDLCGEGSAESRCEVCSVNLCEFCCQAHRRQKRTASHSVQAVAELKARGRLCRPVLCSLHPGQELRLFCQPCDLSVCLECAATLHREHRCCPTHDVIDHHGDRIRELVSVHLRPRLERLEESLQKVEISQENLRVRVDATANEIRAFARGYASAVEAHCLSLLRRLEELRVQRRNHLHLQRAQLEQALLDVRGSVEFAERLLSCGSDAEILSVKGVTLRRLTSLAERRYGPQLAAVAPDDGSSICFLPGEPAGEVEGYPVVGVISSRTVDVNRCTTEGEGLQQGMEGQQGHFTLMCRDSRGEQLARGGEHVLVSIVHKEKKNCTVETTVADGKDGSYIVSYKPEEPGEYSVWVCVRAQHVKGSPFILNVKKKFRLHSGTFHCCSFCSSGGAKEARCGCPGTMPGGFKGCGHGHKGHPGKHHWSCCGSTIEKSECLPQSIFAAVSPRGLLRTVEL; this is encoded by the exons ATGTCCCAGTCAGAGGAGAAAGAAACTACAGAGAAGGAAATGGTGAGCTCGGAACCGGGACCTAAAACTGCTTCAGTAAACCCCAGAGCAGTCTGCAGCGTGTGCAAACGTTTGTACCGGGAGCCCAAAATCCTGCCCTGCTTGCACACCTTCTGCTCCGACTGTATCGGACAACTGGAGCCGTTCTCGGCGTCTCCACGGGGCCGCTCGAACGGTCCGGAGGGCGGCGGTAGGAGCGAGGAGGCGGCGGAAAAGGACCGAGGCGCCGTGTCGGTCACCGTGCTTTGCCCCGAGTGTGACACCGAGGTGGATATCCCTCAGTCAGGACCGGCCGGACTCAGTACAGACCACCTGGCGCTGGACGAAGTGTTCCTGGAGACTCTGGTGAGCGACGGCCCGCTGGGCTGCGACCTGTGCGGCGAAGGAAGCGCCGAGAGCCGCTGCGAGGTGTGCAGCGTGAACCTGTGCGAGTTCTGCTGCCAGGCACACAG GCGGCAGAAGCGAACAGCGTCTCATTCTGTTCAGGCCGTGGCGGAGCTGAAGGCTCGTGGTCGTCTCTGCCGCCCGGTCCTCTGCTCCCTTCACCCCGGACAAGAGCTGAGGCTCTTCTGTCAGCCCTGtgacctgtctgtctgtctggagTGCGCGGCCACACTGCATCGAGAACATCGCTGCTGTCCAACACATGACGTCATTGACCATCATGGTGACCGGATCCGAGAGCTGGTCAGCGTCCACCTTCGACCTCGTCTGGAGCGACTGGAGGAATCCCTGCAAAAG GTGGAAATTTCCCAAGAAAATTTGCGGGTGCGAGTAGATGCAACGGCCAATGAAATTAGAGCTTTTGCACGAGGGTACGCCAGTGCTGTAGAGGCTCACTGCTTGTCTTTGCTGCGTCGGCTGGAGGAGCTCAGGGTGCAACGCAG AAACCACCTCCACCTGCAGAGGGCACAGCTGGAGCAGGCCCTGCTGGACGTCAGAGGGAGTGTGGAGTTTGCAGAGCGGCTGCTGAGCTGTGGGTCTGACGCAGAGATCCTCAGTGTTAAAGGAGTGACTCTAAGAAGACTGACCAGTCTGGCAGAGAGAAGATATGGCCCCCAGCTGGCGGCGGTTGCCCCTGACGATGGCAGCAGCATTTGCTTCCTGCCCGGGGAGCCGGCAGGAGAGGTGGAGGGCTACCCAGTGGTGGGTGTGATCAGCTCGAGGACGGTGGACGTCAACAGGTGCACAACTGAAGGAGAAG GTCTGCAGCAGGGAATGGAGGGCCAGCAGGGACACTTCACTCTGATGTGTCGAGACTCCCGTGGGGAGCAACTGGCTCGAGGAGGAGAACACGTCCTGGTTAGCATCGTCCacaaggagaagaaaaactg cacagTGGAGACAACAGTGGCAGACGGCAAGGATGGAAGCTACATCGTCTCATACAAACCTGAGGAACCAGGAGAGTACTCTGTGTGGGTTTGTGTCAGAGCCCAACATGTTAAG GGTTCTCCATTTATTCTGAATGTGAAGAAGAAGTTTAGGCTCCACAGTGGGACTTTTCACTGCTGCTCCTTCTGCTCCAGCGGAGGCGCCAAAGAGGCTCGCTGTGGCTGCCCAGGAACCATGCCAG GAGGATTTAAAGGCTGCGGACACGGTCATAAGGGACATCCCGGTAAACATCACTGGTCTTGCTGTGGCAGCACAATAGAGAAGTCTGAGTGTTTGCCTCAGAGCATATTTGCTGCTGTTTCCCCTCGTGGCCTCCTGCGAACTGTGGAGCTCTGA
- the wdr3 gene encoding WD repeat-containing protein 3 has product MGLTKQYLRYAASAVFGVIGSQRANITYVTRRGGEKGRYVAVAACEHVFIWDVRKGEKVLILQGQKHEVSFLCPSPDGVHIAVGYEDGVVRIFNLLNGESNVSFNGHKSGVTVMSYDALGARLVTGSKDTDVIVWDIINECGLYRLRGHKDLITQALFLKDKNLLVTSSKDSFVKWWDLDTQHCFKTMVGHRSEVWGMVLLNKEKKLLTGSADSELRAWDISYLEEEKAEGEPRVKKGKTLLDENDDDESGDKEEETLEERILSCKKAGSILREARDRVVSVTADTRARIIACHGNDAVLEVFTVLSEEEVQRKMIKKLKKAKKKATKAQEDSGDQTAEPVVERTLKDEIIRLTNIKASAKIRWVDVQSCAGGELKVALLLQNNTVETYSLKTSDRNPTANKTARLTLGGHRTDVRTLAFSSDSLAVLSASGDTVKVWNRSTLQVIRTMACEYALCSLFVPGDRQIILGTKSGKLQIFELASGSLLETVDAHSGAVWSLCLAPDQRGIVSGSADKTVKFWEFELIKDQGTGQKRLTVKHTRTLQLEEDVLCVKFSPDHRLLAVSLLDCTVKIFYTDTLKFFLSLYGHKLPVLCLDITHDSTIIATGSADRNVKIWGLDFGDCHRSLFAHDDSVMFLQFVPKTHLFFTAGKDKKIKQWDADKFEHIQTLEGHHREVWCLAISPNGDHLVSSSHDKSLRLWERTREPIILEEEREMEREAEFEESMAKENLPVVPGETEGEAAPAVKKSIETVKAAERIMEALELYREETRKLEDHRYLCEKAGKELPPPKPNPILVASGNVTPSRYILDVIKKVRSSELEVSLLVLPFPYIPELLKLFSSYVQQGLEVELVCRCLFFLLKIHFGQITSNQMLVSVIDELKTSTFSKVCQIRDVLGFNSAALQFLQREIESKEDVMFFADATGQLEEKKKRRRKRERAVLTIA; this is encoded by the exons ATGGGTTTGACCAAACAGTACCTGCGCTACGCTGCCAGCGCAGTTTTCGGCGTCATCGGCAGCCAGCGGGCCAACATCACGTATGTCACACGTCGCGGAGGGGAAAAGGGCCGCTACGTTGCTGTGGCTGCCTGCGAGCATGTCTTCATCTGGGATGTCCGAAAAGGAGAGAAG GTCCTGATCCTGCAGGGCCAGAAGCACGAGGTGAGCTTCCTCTGTCCTTCTCCTGATGGAGTTCACATCGCTGTGGGTTATGAGGATGGTGTGGTGCGGATCTTCAACCTGCTGAACGGGGAGAGCAACGTCTCCTTCAACGGACACAAGTCTGGTGTCACAGTTATGAGCTACGATGCCCTTGGAGCGCGGCTCGTCACTGGCTCCAAG gACACCGATGTGATCGTGTGGGACATCATCAATGAGTGTGGACTGTACAGACTGAGGGGACATAAGGACCTCATCACACAGGCCTTGTTCCTTAAAGACAAGAACCTCCTGGTCACAAG CTCCAAGGACAGTTTTGTGAAGTGGTGGGATCTGGACACACAGCACTGCTTTAAGACTATGGTTGGCCATCGCAGTGAG GTGTGGGGAATGGTTCtgttgaacaaggagaagaagCTGCTGACGGGATCAGCCGACAGCGAGCTCCGGGCCTGGGACATCAGCTacctggaggag GAAAAAGCTGAGGGTGAGCCCAGAGTAAAGAAGGGGAAAACTCTGTTGGAtgaaaatgatgatgatgaaagcGGTGACAAAGAAGAGGAGACCTTGGAAGAG CGCATCCTGAGTTGTAAGAAGGCCGGCTCCATCCTGAGAGAAGCCAGAGATCGAGTCGTCTCAGTGACAGCAGACACCAGGGCCAGAATAATCGCCTGCCAT GGGAATGATGCAGTTCTGGAAGTCTTCACGGTGCTATCAGAGGAGGaagtacagagaaaaatgattAAGAAGCTGAAGAAAGCCAAGAAGAAGGCAACCAA AGCTCAGGAAGATTCAGGCGATCAGACAGCGGAGCCAGTGGTGGAGAGGACACTGAAGGACGAGATCATCAGACTAACAAACATCAAGGCTTCTGCAAAGATCAG GTGGGTGGATGTCCAGTCTTGTGCAGGGGGTGAGCTGAAGGTAGCGCTGCTGCTTCAAAACAACACTGTTGAGACCTACAGCCTGAAGACCTCCGACAGAAACCCGACGGCCAATAAAACGGCTCGCCTCACGCTGGGCGGTCACCGCACAGACGTCCGCACGCTGGCCTTCAGCTCCGACAGCCTGGCTGTCCTCTCGGCCTCTGGAGACACAGTTAAAGTCTGGAACAG GTCAACTCTGCAGGTGATTCGCACCATGGCGTGTGAATATGCCCTCTGCTCCCTCTTTGTGCCCGGAGACAGGCAGATAATCCTAGGAACAAAG AGTGGAAAGCTACAGATCTTTGAGCTGGCCTCAGGAAGCCTTCTAGAAACTGTAGATGCCCACAGTGGAGCTGTGTGGTCCCTGTGCCTAGCCCCAGATCAG AGGGGAATTGTCTCTGGAAGTGCTGATAAGACAGTAAAGTTCTGGGAGTTTGAGCTCATCAAGGACCAAGGGACGGGCCAGAA GCGGCTGACGGTGAAACACACTCGAACTCTGCAGCTGGAGGAAGATGTTCTGTGTGTGAAGTTTTCTCCTGATCACAGACTGCTGGCTGTCTCTTTATTAGACTGCACCGTCAAGATCTTCTACACAGACACCCTAAAG ttcTTCTTGTCTCTCTATGGACACAAGCTGCCTGTACTTTGTCTGGACATCACACAT GACAGCACAATCATCGCCACCGGCTCTGCTGACAGGAACGTGAAGATCTGGGGTTTGGATTTTGGCGACTGCCACAGATCTTTGTTCGCTCATGATGACAG TGTCATGTTTCTTCAGTTTGTCCCCAAGACTCATTTGTTCTTCACCGCTGGGAAGGACAAGAAGATCAAACAGTGGGACGCTGACAAGTTTGAGCACATTCAAACTCTTGAG GGTCATCATCGGGAGGTTTGGTGTCTGGCCATCAGCCCAAACGGAGACCACCTGGTGTCGTCGTCTCACGATAAGTCTCTGCGTCTGTGGGAGAGGACCAGGGAGCCCATCATCCTGGAGGAGGAGCGGGAGATG GAGAGAGAAGCAGAATTTGAGGAGAGCATGGCAAAAGAAAATTTACCTGTG GTACCAGGAGAGACGGAGGGAGAGGCAGCACCAGCCGTGAAGAAGAGCATCGAGACCGTAAAAGCT GCCGAGCGAATCATGGAGGCTCTGGAGCTTTACAGAGAAGAAACCAGGAAGCTGGAGGACCACAGGTATCTCTGTGAGAAAGCTGGCAAAGAG TTGCCTCCTCCAAAACCCAATCCTATCCTGGTGGCTTCGGGAAATGTTACT CCGTCCCGCTATATTTTAGATGTCATAAAGAAAGTCAGATCGAG TGAGCTGGAGGTTTCTCTGCTGGTGCTGCCGTTTCCTTACATCCCTGAGCTGCTGAAGCTGTTCAGCAGCTACGTCCAGCAGGGCCTGGAGGTGGAGCTCGTCTGCCGCTGCCTGTTTTTCCTGCTCAA GATCCATTTTGGTCAGATCACTAGTAACCAGATGTTGGTGTCCGTCATCGACGAGCTAAAGACCAGTACGTTCTCCAAAGTGTGCCAAATCAGA GATGTGCTAGGCTTCAACAGCGCAGCCCTCCAGTTCCTCCAACGAGAGATCGAGAGCAAAGAGGATGTGATGTTCTTTGCTGATGCCACGGGCCAactggaggagaagaagaagagaaggaGGAAAAGGGAGCGGGCCGTTCTGACCATCGCTTAA